Within Syntrophus gentianae, the genomic segment CGTCAAATCATTATATTTAAGAACGTGCGGTTTTTTATGAAGGGCCATGACCTGCAGGGTATGCTGAAAACGACAGATTAAATATTTGGAAAAGGATGTTTCTTAGAAAAAGGGCTGACAACAATTGAGATGAGCTCAAGGCAACTGCCCATAAGAATCGCGGCGGAATAAATGAAAATCCTTTATTATGATTGCTTTTCCGGAATCAGCGGCGACATGAATCTGGGCGCCATGTTGGATCTCGGGATAAACCCATCCTATCTGCTGGAGGAATTGAAAAAGATTCGAATTGATTCCTATGAAATTCGAATCTCCCGGGATAAACGGCGTGGCATTTCAGGAACACGATTCGAAGTATTTATACCCCCGGAGTCTTCTCCTCGACATTCGAGGAACTATCCGGAAATTACCCTGCTTATTCAGGAAAGCGAATTGTCTGAAAGGGCAAAGGAGCTTTCCCTCCTTATTTTCATGAAGATTGCCGAGGCGGAGGCCCGAATTCATGACTGCCCTCTGGAAGAAATTCATTTCCATGAAGTGGGAGCCATCGATTCCATTCTCGATATTGTCGGCGCAGCCGTATGTCTGGATTATTTACAAGTGGATCGGGTGCTTTCTTCTTCCGTTGAAGTCGGAGGAGGGGTTGTCCGGTGCGCCCATGGGATTCTGCCTGTTCCGGCTCCGGCGACAACGGAGATTCTCAAGGGGATTCCCATCAAGTATGGCGGCGTGCCTTTCGAAACAACGACACCGACCGGAGCGGCGATTCTTGCGGCCACGGTGAACGCCTTTACGGATAAGGTGAATTTCACACCCCAAAAAATTGGTTACGGGATCGGACAGAGAGATGCGGAGATTCCCAATGTCCTGCGTGTCTTTCTGGGGGAAAGCGAGGGTGACCTCGAGGAGGGGGTTACGGAAGAGGATGCCTGGCTGGTGGAATGCAACCTCGATGATATGAATCCGGAGCTGTATGAGGCGGTTATGGAGGCCCTCTTTGAAAAAGGGGCGCTGGATGTCTATCTTACGCCGATTCTTATGAAGAAATCCCGTCCCGCAGTGACGCTCAGCGTCATCTGCAGTGGAGACCGGAAAAGGGACATGGAAGAGGTTATCTGGTATCAGACGACAACGTTCGGTTTGAGATCCAGCCGGATTTCCAAGGCCATGCTGAAAAGAGAGTTTGCCGAAGTGAAAACCCAATACGGTCCCGTCTCAATGAAATATGCCGTTTTTCGAGGAAGAAGGATCAAATCCAAGCCGGAATATGAAGATTGTAAGAGGCTGGCCATGGAAAACGGGGTCGGGATCAAAGAGATCATGGATCTGTTGTCTGCCGGGATCACTGAGACATGATATTTTATCCGGAGGAAAAGAGGGCACCGTAAATGGAGGCGTTCCGCGAAATTCTTGAAAAAGTGAAGAAAGGCGCTATCGGGGTCGATGAGGGCCTGAGCCTTCTGAAGGGACAGTTCTATCTGGATGTGGGGTGCGCCAAGGTTGACCTCCAACGGGAATCGCGCGTCGGTTATCCGGAGGTGATCTACTGTTCCGGCAAAACGGCCGAGCAGGTCAAAGCGATTCTGGAGGCGATGCTGGAACGGGATAGCAATATTTTAGCGACACGGGTGAGCCTGGAATTGTTTGAAGAAATTCGGGAAATCTGTCCCGATGCCCTTTACTCCCCGCTGGCCAGGGTTGTTGCCATCAAACGGAAAAAAGTGGAAGTCCCTTCCAGTTATATTGCCGTTGTAACCGCCGGAACCTCGGACCTGCCGGTGGCTGAAGAGGCCGCCCTGACGGCTGAACTCTTCGGCAACCGCGTTGAACGGATAGTGGACGTGGGCGTTGCCGGCGTTCATCGCCTCTTTGCCAATCTGGAAGCCATCCGGGGGGCGCGGGTGGTCATTGTCGTTGCCGGGATGGAGGGCGCCCTTCCCAGCCTTGTGGGAGGACTGGTCGACAAGCCCGTCATCGCCGTTCCCACAAGTGTCGGCTACGGAGCAAGCTTTCATGGTCTTTCCGCCCTTCTGGCCATGCTCAACAGTTGCTCCAGCGGGGTCTGTGTCGTCAATATCGACAACGGCTATGGCGCCGGGTATATCGCCAGCATGATCAATCAATTGTAAAGAAAAGGGGAGAGCATGAAATCTTTCTCTGTTCGGACAGGCAAACGGATCGAGATGATCGATATCACCGGTTCAATTCAAGACACCGTGAAAGAGAGTGGCATTCAGAACGGCATCTGCTTCGTCTTTGTTCCTCATACGACGGCAGCCGTGACCATCAATGAAAACGCCGATCCCGACGTTCCCAGGGATATCCTGATGGGACTGAACAAACTGATCCCCTTCGGGGACCCTCAATACCGCCATGGGGAAGGGAACTCCGATGCCCATCTCAAGACATCGCTGGTCGGTTCTTCGGAAATGGTGATGGTTGAAAATGGCCGTCTGGTTCTGGGAACCTGGCAGTCGGTATTCTTCTGCGAGTTTGATGGCCCGCGAACAAGAAAAGTGCTGGTGAACCTTCTTCGCAATCAACCCTGATCCGGATTCCGGAGGGGATTTATTCCACGATGATGGAACTGACGCTTTTATCCCATCCCCCTCCCGAAAGACTCCATACTCCCAGGGGATTCGAGTTCGTCCGGGTGAAGGTCCGGCTCTTGCCTTTGAAATCAGGATACTGATAGACAATCACCTGGTTTATCTTCGCTCCGATTTTCAGGCAGGAAATCCGGTCATTCCAGGTGTCCGGCAGATCCTCGGACACCGATCGCTCTGCCAGGTCATCAACCTGCTCTCCTTTATTCAGAATGAGGCAACTCGTGGGGGTGCGGTTGAGGCACCGGGCGTTGTCGTAAAAGAAGACCTGTTCGGGAAGGGGCGTGGCAATGGGGAGTGGGGGGTCCGTCTCCAGAATTTCAACCCGGACTCCTTCAAAACGGACTTTTTTCTCTCCTGAAAAAAAGTCGACTTCGGCAGGACGGTCCTGGAACCCAGTCCCTGCTGAAACGGCAAATTCCAATTCCACCGTAATCGTATCGCCGGCGGCAACGGAAAAATCTACCGAGCCGTCAGTCTTGTCTTTCGAGTAAATCTTTGGAGATCCCTCATTCCCCGAGGCAGTCAAAAGGGTTAATTCCGTTCTGGTCTTGTTTGTCGTGCTGGAAACAGTCATTTTCAGGATGGCCTTTCCCGCCGCAGCACGTGAGGTGTTCACTGAGCCAAAATAGGAGAGCCCATAGAGGGTAATCCTGGCTTTGCCATAGGTTGATCCGTCTGTTCCCTTCTGCAGGGAGAATCGGGTTGCCATCCTGGCCAGGTAGGATGCTTTTGAATCCGGTGACGCTTTGGCCATGGCCCGCAATGTTTTGTGGGCGGGATCGCTTTCCGCTGACCCGCTGTATCTTAAGTTGAGAAGAGAAGGTTTGGGGCTTTCCGTGCCGGCGTCATCAATATCAGTCATTGTGACAATGGCTCCTTTGTTGAGGGGAACCGTTCCGGAGCAGATCCCTTGTATCGGAAGAAAAAACAACAGCAGAGCGGCAAAGGAAAACGTCAAAATTGAGAGTCGCATTTTAAGAAGATAAGAATTCATTGAATTTCTACCCAGGCGATACGTCTCCAAGCGACCGATCCGGGGATGATTAGGGCGAATGTGCGCTTGTCTATCCTGAGATAGAGATGCGGATCGTTCCTCCCCTCCCGAGGATGTCGTGCAGGTGAATGTACCCCTGGAGTTGGTTGCCGCAGTTCACGATGGCAAGGGCGGTAATTTCATCCCTCTGCATGAATTCAATCGTCTGGGCGAGTGACCAGTCGTCTTTAATGGATTTGGGTGACCGGGTCATGATTTCATCGATCGACTTGCCGGAGACCGAGGCGCCTTTCCGGACCAGTCGACGGACATCTCCATCCGTCAGAATCCCCAGGAGACAGTTCTGCCGATCGGTGACCAGGAGAAAGCCTTTGTTTTTTTCATCGAGAACCGAGATGGCTTCAATGGCCGGGGTTCCCGTATAGACCTTGGGGATGTCCGGGCCGCTGATCATGACATCCCGGACCTTTGCCCGCAACCGCTGTCCCAGGCTGCCGCCGGGATGGAATTTATAGAAGTCTTTTTCGCTGAACTTATGCTTATCGATCAGGGCAACAGCCAAGGCGTCGCCCATGGCCAGAGAGGCGGTTGAACTGGAGGTGGGGGCCAGCCCGAAGGGGCAGGCTTCCCGCTCCACGCCCACATTGATCACGGCGTTGCTGGCGCGGGCCATGGTTGAGGACGGATTCCCCGTAAAAGAAATGAGCGGGGCGCCGATCTTCTGAATGCTGCCGATGAGCCGGTTCACCTCCTCGGTTTCCCCGCTGTTGGAGATGGCCAGCACGACGTCGTCCTTCGTGACGATGCCGAGATCTCCATGCAGGCCTTCGACGGGATGAAGGAAAAGGGCCTGCGTTCCGGTGCTCGTCATCGTGGCGACAATCTTTTTCCCGATCAATCCGGATTTCCCGATGCCGGTCACAATGACCCGGCCGGGAGAACGATAAATGATGTCCACCGCCCGGGAAAAATTTTCATCCAGTCTGCCGATGAGCTGCAGGATGCTCTCCGCTTCAATCCGGAGCACTTCCTCGGCACGGGTAATCGTCGAATCCTTCTCCATGTTCTGCCGCCTTGCCATAAATGAATATGTGATTCTTTAAATCAGCCGCTTTGCTATCAAAAAAAAAACGGCATGACAAGAATGATTTTCCCCTGGTTTCGAAATACTCACCGTTCCGGTGAGTTGGACGCAAGATGATGAGGACGGACTTTTCGCTCTGCAAATAAATAAAGGCAGGACCCGAAGATCCCGCCTTTATGCGCGACGGAAGTACAGGAAAGGATATTTTTTTACCTGCGGATCTTCCTCTTCAGGCCAACCAGTCCGACCAGCCCGGAACCGAAGAGCCACAAGGCAGCAGGAATGGGCACGGGAGCAAGATCCACCGCACCAACCGTAAGGCCATGCCAATACTCGCCGGTATGAGTAAAGGTGATCGAGTCATAGGTGCCCGTCAGTTGAAGAACTCCGTGAACCTCTCCGCTACCATAAAACCCCGTGTTATCGCTGTTCATAATTGGGGTTCCGTTACCCCAATAGCCTTGGCCGTAACTCAGGAACGTGATCACATCCTCTCCAAAGTCGACGGTATTGCCGTTCCAGCTCACCAGAGCAAGCAGAGGGTTCGTGACCGCCTGGGAAAATGTGATTGTTACGGTACCACCGGCACCCAATTTAATGATGTCGGAAGCGGGCGGTTCATTATCAACGGTCGAACTGATGTAAGGCGCATTGGGGCTCCAGAAATTGGTTCCCCCGCTTGTCTGAACTTCGTAATAAGTACCGCTGAAGGCCACATCGACGGTTTCCGAACCGATGGTCATCGTGCCGGTTACGGTATTGGCGGTGGTATTCGTCCAATCCGTCCAGTAAACCGTGGCCGCCTGGGCAGTGGAGACAGAGATGAGAATAAGCAGCGATAAAACAGCCCCCATTAAAAATTTTTTCCCGATCATGATTCCCTCCTTTGAAATTTCTGTGGCATGGGATGCCTATTCGTTAAGTCAATAACATTGAAATCTGACCCTGCCGTTTAAAACAAAGGGTCAGCTATTTTAAAAAACGTCGCCTGAGGGCAGCCAGACAGGCAAGACCCGGCGCAAACAGGAAGATCGCTCCCGGCACGGGAACAGTCGTACCCTGGGAGTACAGCCTGTCCACATCATCCGCGGTGAGAACGCCTTCATAGATTTGCACATCGTCGATCAGGCCGCTGAAATATCTGCCCAATGTCCTATGCCTTCCGAAATAGAGACTTGAATCATTATCGACGATGGCCCCCTGGCCGGCTCCGGAGGTTATCAGCTGATTATCGACATAAAGGGCCATACCGTCGGCGCCCAGAGCGGCGACAAGGTGATGCCACGTATTATCGAGATAACTGCTGCCCGTATTCATGGATGGAAAGGTTGAACCATTGCCGTAGCCGGTATTGATGGTCCCTTGTGTATAGGGCGGGCCATCAACCGGTTCATGGTACTGAAGCACGTAACCTCCATAGTAAGGGGTCGTACCGGCACCATGTCCCTTGTCGAGAAGATCCGCCCACATGACCTGGGATGAACCGGGGTTGAACCAGAGAGAGATCGAGACGGTATCGGGATTAAGAAGCGCACTGTAGGCAACCTCGACAAAACTGTTTGATCCGTTGAAAGCGAGGGCATAACTGCCGACTTTTCCCGTTGTATAGGCCGCATTATTAATTGTGCCATTCAGAGTGTTGCTTGACGAATCATTAGCAGTGGTTCCGGAGCCTTCCTCAAATCCCCAATGGCCGATCAGCGTTGCTGCATTTGCTGTCATCGAGAGGCACAGCAATGCGGTGATTACAAAAATACCTAATAATTTCTTCATTCCCAATCTCCTTTCTGCAATGAAACGCCTCAGTTCAGAAACCCCGAAACATTGAGCTACTATACATAATGACCCAATGCCATTCAATCAGGAATAACCTGATTTTTTTCCTTCAAAAAACCTTATCCTTGGTTGAAAATTCTTAGGATTGTGGGAGATAAAATGACTATGAACAGCATGCAGGGAGGAAGACGGTCATTGTCTTGACAGCCGGGTTAATGATATATACTTTCTCTGATGCGGCGTTGCTTCAGTCGTTCAGAACCGACGGAGAGGACGCCGCCATCCTGACCTAAGTGGCAGCAGGCTGAAGTCCGTGGCAGTAATCATATTTTTAAATCAACAAGGAGGACTGGAGAATGTCAAAATCGGAAGAAAGTTTGAAGGAGGCTTTTGCGGGTGAGTCCCAGGCGAATCGCAAGTATCTGGCTTTTGCGGCTAAGGCGGACCAGGAGGGGTATGCGCAGATTGCCAGACTCTTCCGGGCGGCGGCTGAAGCCGAAACGATCCACGCCCATAATCACCTGCGGGCCCTCAAGGGTATCCGCTCAACCCGGGAAAATCTGGAAGAGGCCATTGCCGGCGAGGGGCACGAGTTCAAGGAAATGTACCCGGGAATGATCGAGGCAGCCAAAGCCGAGGGCAACAAGGAAGCGGAAAGGACGTTCGTCTATGCGAATGAAGTTGAACAAACCCATCACCGCCTCTACGAGGAAGCCTTGGCCGGTATAGGCACCGAAAAAGAAAGCTACTCCTATTACGTTTGTCCCGTCTGCGGTCACACCGTTGGGAAAGAGGCGCCGGAGACTTGTCCGGTCTGCGGAGCCAAAGGAAAAGCCTTCAAAAAGATCGACTGAAGATTAAATCATTTTGAGTCCTGGTTTAGGTGAGGTCTTTATTCAAGATCCGCCCGGTAGTCTCTCGAAAAGTTCTGCTGCCGGGTGGATCTTTTTTTAAAAAATGGGTAAGCAATGCTGACGGATATTCTGACCTTGAGCGTCGGACTGGTTTTGTTCCTCTTCGGGATGATGAAATTGAGTGACTCCATGCAGCGGTTGTTTACTGCGCGGATCCGCGGCTATGTCCGCTTCGCTGTGAAGAGGCCGGTCTACGGTCTGCTGACCGGAATGATCGCCACGATGCTGTTTCAGAGCAGTTCCGCCACGACCGTGTTGACCATCGGAATGGTCAGCGCCGGATTGATCAGTTTTTATTCTTCCCTGGGAATGATTCTGGGGGCCGACATCGGCACCACGCTGACGGTGCAGCTGGTGGTCTGGAAATTCACCACCCTCTCGCCCGTCTTTGTCATCCTGGGAGGAGGAATCTGGATATTCGGAAAAGATTCGTGGAAACCCATCGGGGAAGCGATTTTCCATTTTGGGTTGATTTTTTTCGGCTTGAGTCTGGCTACGACAGCTACGGCGCCTCTTCAGCATTATCCGGTCTTTGTCCATTTATTTCAGGAAACGAAAAATCCCTTCCTGGGGGTTCTGGTCGGAGCTGTTTTTACAGGACTCATTCACTCCTCGGCGATCCCCATCAGTATGCTGGTCATCCTGGCCCAGCAGGGCGCGATGAGCATTGACAACGCCCTGCCGATCGTGATCGGCGCCAATATCGGGACGACGGCAACAGCCCTGCTGGCGGGATCTGTTGCCAGCCTTGGTGGAAGGCGCAGCGCCGTTTCGCACTTTCTCTTCAAGCTGATCTGTGTTGGAATCTGTCTGGCGGCCCTGCCGGTTTTTATCCAGACCCTGAAGACTCTGTCCGCCGAGACGGCCCAGCAGATTGCCTTGAGCCATCTGCTGTTCAATCTTCTGCTGGCGGTTTCCTTTATTTTTGTGCTGAAGCCCTTTTCCCGGCTTATTGAAAAGCTTATCCCCGGCAAGGAGGAAACCCTCCCGCTCTGGCCTCAATACCTGGATGAGGCCTTATTGGACAAACCCCGGGAAGCCCTTGACCGCGTCAAAAAGGAACTGGAAAGGGAAGCCTTTCTGGCCAACCGGATGCTGGTGGACAGCATGAGCCTCTTTGACCGCTATGAACCGGTTAAAAAGCAGAATATTTTGTATGTGGAAATGGTGGTGGATACCCTTCGCAGGGAAATGGTACAGTATCTGTCGAAGATCTCTTCCAGTAATCTCTCTCCGCAGATGTCCCGAAGGCTATTCAACTACACCTCCATGGTCGATGACATCGAACGGATTGCCGATCACGCGGTCAATATCGTGGAACTGGCAAGGAACAGGCATGAAAGAAATATCCAGATTACCGTAGAGGGAAGCGTGGAGTTGCTTCATATCCGACAGCTTGTTGAAGCCAACCTGGGGGATGCCCTGGCGTTGATTTCCCGGCGAGATGAAGAATGCATCCGCGACATCACCTGCCGCGAGGCGCAGATCGATGTGGAGGTCAAAGAAGCCCGGGACCGCCATCTGATGCGTTTCCATCATCACATGGCTGCTGCGGACTCCGGCCCCACCTTTGTCGAGCTTCTCATTCAACTGGAACGGATATCCGATCACTGTCAGAATATCGCCGAATCCATCTATGAACTGGAGGAAGAATAAAAAGAAGAGTTCAGAGGGGCTCTCCTGGTCCGGCAGATCCGGAAAGCCAGGCCTTGCCTTCGGTGTAGAGCTTCTCTACCGCTGGACCGCGCAGGCCCGGCAGACCCGTCTTGACCTCGAAACCGACCTTCGTCTGGAGATAGGCGAGGTGGCGGTACCCCTCGGGGAAGCGGGCGAGGATTTCCGGATCCAGACGAAGAACGACTGCGGGATCCACCGGATCGAGCCGATCCTTCTCGTAAATGGGCTGGCGCCGCACAATCCCCCAGAGGCCTTCCCGCTTCTCGAAAAAGTCGTAGAAGCGCCCCGTGCACAGGACGTCCACAAGGACCCCGTCTACCGTTGCCCGCTGGCTGATCGTCATCTTGGTCTGGGAGATGGCCCGCGTCCCGGCGAGCTCACAGGTCCAGCCGCCGAGGAAGTGCAGGATGCTCACACCCTTATTAAACCCTTCGCGGCTTACTTCGATAAACTTCTCTGCCGGCCCCTGGAACCAGGTGGCAGTCATATACCCGTCGGAATGCCAGACCGTTGCGAAGCGCTCCCAATCCCCGGCGTCACGCCAAACGGCCCAGTTTTCCACCACCTCCCGAATCGCCAGTTTGTCGGCAGTTAAATCCGTCATCCTTCCGTTGCTCCTTGTTGATTTATTCCTGAAAAACTTGAGGCTTTTGCCCAAGCGCTCCTTATCCCTTCAAGACGTTCAGGGGTTTCTCGATCGGAAGAAAGGTGTTTATGCCTTTGCATCCGATGGTTCGGCTAGAGACTCCAGGACGGAACGAAGGATACAGGCCATGGTTCGATAGAAACGGGTCGTGGCGTACTTTTCCATCCGCTCGGCGACGGATAAGCCAAAAGGGATGAGGTGATTCTGCAGGACTTCGCCTTGCAGCCGCAAAGCCAGGGATTCCTTGGCACTGCTTCCCTCCTGTATGGCTTCAGCCTCCTTGAAGTAGAGAAATGCCATGAATTCAAGCTCGACGGCGATATGGTCCGGAGGGAGGGTAAAGGTCTCTGTTAACTGAAGCCCCGCTTCATAATAGAGCCCGGCAATCTGAAAGGTCGATTCCTGCAGGAGTTTCCCCTCCCGGTAAACCGATTCGAAAAGATAGACTTGCCTCGGTTTTGAAGCGAAGCACATCCGGGTGTAATCCTTCTCCAGCGCCAGGAGCTCTTCCCAATCTTCCAGGATCGAGCCGGGATCAAGTTTGGCGCAGGCAGAATCCAACCCGGCGGTTTTCAGTGCATCCGTCAGGGTCGATATAAAAATGCCGCTCCGGAGATCCTGGTTCAGTTCGTCGTCCGGATAGTTGAAAATGGTGGCAAGGCGTCTGAAAATTTCAGCGCGGGCCAAGATATCGGCCAGGCGATTGTTTGAATATGTAGAGGTCATGATTTCTTGATCGTCTCCTGTTTTGTTTTCGATTTAGACCTATCGGATATATTCTATATATCCTGAATAAGGACCGGGCAACAGATTTCTGTGCCCGGTCCTCCGGAACGGCTTTCCAGTGTCCCGATTACTTGCTTTTTTCTTTCTGCTCTTCTTCGATTCTGGTTCTTCGGTCACTGAACTTCTTGAAGCCTGCCACGGCAAAAGCCGCCGCCACGGTAGGCACAGTCATAGTGTCACCGGTACTCAGGCTGCTGACCTTCAGCGGCATCTTGGCAACCTTTGGATAACCGGCAGTCACGGGGCTCTTTTTATCAAGGACAAAAAGGTGCGTCCCCCCGTTTTCTTCATACCCGTAGAGAATCAGATTTCTTTCTTTTGCCATCTTGACAGCCCGACTCTTCATCGTTTGGAAGTCGCCGAATTGCAGTGCTCCCGTCGGACAGACTTCGACACAGGCAGGCTGTTTACCTTCACCCAATCGATGAGCGCACATGCTGCATTTAACGATCTTCCTGGCAGCTTCATCAAACTGGGGAACATGGAACGGACACACTTTGGTGCACATCTGGCAGCCGATACAGATTTCGGCATTATAGAGGACCGGCCCATATTCGGATTTGGTCAGGGCCTTGACGGGGCAGTTCTTCACGCACTGGGGATCAAGGCAGTGCATGCATCGTTTCTGGTAAAGCCCCTCATCATTAACGGTCACAAAGGTCCGGAAAAGGCCCTTTGCCGCCTGGTTATGATACCTGAACTCCTGCACACACCGGTAGCCACAGGTGTTGCAGCCGGTACAGAAGGTATTGTCGAGCAGGATTGCGTATTCTTTCATGTTTGTTCACCTCACTTATGCTTTTCTGATACTGACGTAAACGTCTTCCACCCAACCCATTCCCGTGGGATCGTGTTTCTTGACGATATTGGGATCCTTTTGCGGAATGAGATCGCCATCCCGATAGCCAAAGTCTTTTGCGGTTCTCAGGTTCTTCGCCCGATGCCCGATGCCGTGGAAAGTCAGAATGCAGTCCTGTCTCGCCACACGGTTCGTTAGATGGATCTTGGCCTTCTGGGGACGTGGCAGGTCTTTGACATAATTCGGATCGTTCTCCAGAATGACCATGTCCCCTTCCTTCAACCCGAGTTTCTTCCCTGCTTCAGGGTTTATCCAGACACAGTCCATGTGGTTTCGCACCGTCACTTCCTTCAGAACGGCATTGTTGATAAAGTTCGGATCGGCATGCATGTGCCAGGGTGCCCGCGTAATGAGCAGGGAAAATTTATAGGGATCCGTGGAGGCATGCCAGCGGGGAGCCCACTTGGGAAGCGGTTCATGGCCGACGGGAACAAACTCGTCAATATACATGCGGATGCGCCCTTGAGGTCTCCCATAGCCGATTTCACGGAGCGTCTTATAATTCTCATAGGGCTTGTTGTCGATCCAGAAGGCGCCCTTCTTCATAAAATCAGCCGTATTTTCCCCGGCGCCCACATTTTTTATCGCCACATCGCCGATGTTGGTGGGAATTTTCTTGGCAGGATCACCGCTGCCATCCGTCGTCCAGTACTTGGGCGCCATGGCCATCCCGATAGCCGCGGCAAAGCTGCCCCAGCCGATCTGGTCGCCGGGCGGCTTCTGAATCGGCGCACCGCCGAAAAGGCACGGATTCTTCGGGTAATAGAGACGCGTGTCGAGTTTTCCTTCCTCGAACTGATGCGGCGCAGGAATGACGTAATCACAGAAATAGCCCAGGTCATCGAGGTAAAGATTCCAGTCGACGACCATGTCCATTTTCTCCGTGGCCTTCTCGAGCATCTGCGGCTGGATCATGGCGAAGAGGCCCCGGTGGGGGTTGCGGAAAAAGACGACCTTGGCCCGGTTCGTTTTGTAGAGTCCCCATCCCACCATGCCGTAATGCCCGGGGGCGGAGAAGTCCTTCTTAAGATATATCTCATTTGTCACAGGAAATTCATTTCGAAAGTCCACAGGTTCCGCAGGCTGTTCGGGAAACGGAACAACAGGTGGAGCCAGTTCTTCCAACCAGGGAATCTTGAGCCCATGAAGGAGAATAACGCCACCCTCATGATCGATTGCTCCGGTGAGTGCATTAAGGACGCTGATGGCGTGACGGAGCCGCCAGCTGTTGGCATAGTTGGGACCGGCAGCGTCGCGCTTGTAGGTAGGAATGAAAGATTGAGGCGCGGCGGCGGCGAACTCCAGGGCGATCTTACGGATTGACTTGGCGGGAACTTCGGATATTTTGGCAGCCCACTCAGGGGTATAAGTCTTGATCTCCTCTGCAAGCAATCCGATGACGGGTCTGGCAC encodes:
- a CDS encoding TorD/DmsD family molecular chaperone; translation: MTSTYSNNRLADILARAEIFRRLATIFNYPDDELNQDLRSGIFISTLTDALKTAGLDSACAKLDPGSILEDWEELLALEKDYTRMCFASKPRQVYLFESVYREGKLLQESTFQIAGLYYEAGLQLTETFTLPPDHIAVELEFMAFLYFKEAEAIQEGSSAKESLALRLQGEVLQNHLIPFGLSVAERMEKYATTRFYRTMACILRSVLESLAEPSDAKA
- a CDS encoding 4Fe-4S dicluster domain-containing protein, translating into MKEYAILLDNTFCTGCNTCGYRCVQEFRYHNQAAKGLFRTFVTVNDEGLYQKRCMHCLDPQCVKNCPVKALTKSEYGPVLYNAEICIGCQMCTKVCPFHVPQFDEAARKIVKCSMCAHRLGEGKQPACVEVCPTGALQFGDFQTMKSRAVKMAKERNLILYGYEENGGTHLFVLDKKSPVTAGYPKVAKMPLKVSSLSTGDTMTVPTVAAAFAVAGFKKFSDRRTRIEEEQKEKSK
- a CDS encoding molybdopterin-containing oxidoreductase family protein, with the translated sequence MDHEHNIPRRDFLKIAGALGIGASASLFPFRNLRQAWAFGEHPQEKPSYTIKKKVPQVCARACEADCAYYVVMGVDPATGLERAITLEGRPEDPVSRGKFCIKGLGFVDSVYDPDRLMVSLKRTNPKKGTDEDPGWITMKTGDAVNEVIAGLKKVKPQEILFASPGDPYTNRLCQSIGATRSDQRTECFGTHYYINCLTLTNPPNKYYMSTYTPSHHVAGYDYDTAKYQVWFGFDSFSKCGKAGMLNHWAAGKKNGAKIVVFNPVRTPLCDGYASEFHAIKPGTDLAVALAMLQVITSGKKYNMDFLRKYSDAAALVDVKTKMTLKDEKGSFLAWCAKHKKAEPIDDCHEPALGGGPFKVVVEGKEISARPVIGLLAEEIKTYTPEWAAKISEVPAKSIRKIALEFAAAAPQSFIPTYKRDAAGPNYANSWRLRHAISVLNALTGAIDHEGGVILLHGLKIPWLEELAPPVVPFPEQPAEPVDFRNEFPVTNEIYLKKDFSAPGHYGMVGWGLYKTNRAKVVFFRNPHRGLFAMIQPQMLEKATEKMDMVVDWNLYLDDLGYFCDYVIPAPHQFEEGKLDTRLYYPKNPCLFGGAPIQKPPGDQIGWGSFAAAIGMAMAPKYWTTDGSGDPAKKIPTNIGDVAIKNVGAGENTADFMKKGAFWIDNKPYENYKTLREIGYGRPQGRIRMYIDEFVPVGHEPLPKWAPRWHASTDPYKFSLLITRAPWHMHADPNFINNAVLKEVTVRNHMDCVWINPEAGKKLGLKEGDMVILENDPNYVKDLPRPQKAKIHLTNRVARQDCILTFHGIGHRAKNLRTAKDFGYRDGDLIPQKDPNIVKKHDPTGMGWVEDVYVSIRKA